One window from the genome of Mauremys mutica isolate MM-2020 ecotype Southern chromosome 4, ASM2049712v1, whole genome shotgun sequence encodes:
- the LOC123369131 gene encoding up-regulator of cell proliferation-like, protein MEKKTEDLLLETLDNLEEYEFKRFKFKLNEINLKEGVQAIRRRKLEKADTLDVTKLLLDHCKEQDAVKMTVEVLRHINQRDLAERLRHDALIQEPKSETQQVLEAADPELFQERRKATQQVLDKLNLVQHRRKKLRLTDIQKISSESLENQTPQMLEDLPWQFIRKVMSLNVGARNTSLVHGAYGSQGIGGDEEGAKEKEGDIDCNSVCVTKAKTSESLHPLDVLCAVLLCSDSFLQQEILSRMSMCQFALPLLLPALDTPRCTLLLWAMRDIVRKWGPHSLAESRGFREESLVLTSMPTISFVRLGSCSFSKSQLLNEVLSPSQQYHDFFIHRDMESGNIPREIADGLVEISWYFPAGKKSSDLFAEPVAVTNLRGDIKSHWLQFSFLTQVSSAVFIVTESISEREYKLLSSLEGSDTKYCFILNAQAEKHSEVLEQLERLAPVLKLCKPRLLVKSTILNKTEFVEKVQTTIGTIMNSTTKMDNMESIAVHARKQGIQVDEDCEECQGAKKRVKIITAKINDVEKYKEEIMRPLHQPRKMPRVEQCRIGQQGDTPAGGENRLKLYTQHKQYDLAHGMEKFIPGIEKLPREEIVYFLKCMRLDLDHIARRNNISQMKANSLRVEHFMRGFGHVYETESTQVKEGKMLKTQRKYSHFPGLAADLMLEGFPMELIDGDASNIPLQWVTDVLTELHAKLGGRSRMLVITVLGGQSTGKSTLLNTMFGLQFAVSSGRCTRGAFMSLIKVAENFQQELGFDFILVIDTEGLKAPGLARQEDCHVKTMLARVVTGLSDIMVIILENATEKKDVLQNVVHAFLRMWEIGHKPNHQFGHQNISDVSAHDQNMRDRKHLVEQLGEMTKASVEKQSRELAFSDIIEYEPEKHNWYIPGLWHGVPPMAPVNIGYSESVFELKKHMFESIKSDSSHRSIKDMPQFIECLRSLRNAVTHEHLDKTYNQLHVEYSGSAYNFIEEMDPSVSEKVTFIQSQPPNELDVGKLLCENQDKLICGEQKILDNPNKYFESRAKTLHLIEKHREEFIRTTTNLKCEPEHYLISKCKEVPQRQSIFRKIFEKRVHWSLTSHRGKKETYINKRPEAGGK, encoded by the exons ATGGAGAAGAAAACAGAAGATCTCTTGCTGGAGACCCTAGACAATCTGGAGGAGTATGAATTCAAAAGATTCAAGTTCAAACTGAACGAGATTAACCTGAAGGAAGGGGTTCAAGCCATCCGCCGGAGAAAGCTGGAGAAGGCGGATACCTTGGATGTCACCAAGCTGCTGCTAGACCACTGCAAGGAGCAAGATGCGGTGAAAATGACTGTGGAGGTTCTGAGACACATCAACCAGCGAGACCTGGCAGAAAGACTCAGACACG ATGCATTAATCCAGGAGCCGAAATCAGAAACTCAGCAAGTTCTCGAAGCAGCAGACCCAGAACTTTTTCAAG AGAGAAGAAAAGCCACACAGCAAGTCCTAGATAAGCTAAACCTGGTGCAGCACAGAAGAAAGAAGCTCAGGCTGACAGATATCCAAAAGATCAGCTCAGAGAGTCTAGAGAACCAAACTCCTCAGATGTTAGAAGATTTACCTTGGCAGTTCATCAGAAAGGTCATGTCTTTGAATGTGGGGGCCAGAAATACAAGTCTTGTACATGGGGCATACGGTAGTCAAGGAATcgggggggatgaggagggagcAAAGGAAAAAGAGGGAGATATTGATTGCAATAGCGTTTGTGTGACTAAGGCAAAAACTAGTGAGTCTCTGCACCCCCTCGATGTTCTCTGCGCCGTTCTGCTTTGCTCAGACAGTTTCCTACAGCAGGAGATCCTGTCCAGAATGTCCATGTGCCAGTTTGcccttcctctgctgctgcctgccctCGACACCCCCAGGTGCACCCTACTGCTGTGGGCCATGAGGGACATTGTGAGGAAGTGGGGGCCGCACTCCCTGGCAGAGAGCAGAGGGTTCAGGGAGGAGAGCCTGGTGCTCACGTCAATGCCAACCATTTCCTTTGTgcggctggggagctgcagcttctccaagtCCCAACTCCTCAATGAGGttctcagcccctcccagcagTACCATGATTTCTTCATCCATCGGGACATGGAGTCTGGAAATATCCCTCGGGAAATTGCAGATGGGCTGGTCGAGATTTCCTGGTATTTCCCTGCGGGGAAGAAGAGTTCAGATCTTTTTGCAGAGCCCGTTGCGGTTACAAATCTGCGTGGAGACATTAAGTCCCACTGGCTACAGTTCAGCTTTTTAACACAGGTCTCCTCAGCAGTGTTCATAGTTACTGAGAGCATCAGTGAGAGAGAATATAAACTATTATCATCTCTGGAGGGATCAGACACAAAATACTGCTTCATCCTCAATGCCCAGGCTGAGAAACACAGTGAAGTGCTTGAACAACTTGAAAGGTTAGCACCTGTGCTGAAATTGTGTAAACCCCGTCTGCTGGTTAAATCCACCATCTTGAATAAGACAGAATTTGTGGAAAAGGTACAGACTACCATAGGAACAATAATGAATTCTACTACCAAGATGGACAATATGGAAAGCATTGCTGTTCATGCACGTAAACAAGGAATCCAAGTAGATGAGGACTGTGAAGAATGTCAGGGGGCAAAGAAACGTGTTAAAATTATCACTGCAAAAATAAATGatgtggaaaagtacaaggaGGAAATTATGAGACCCCTGCACCAGCCAAGGAAGATGCCAAGAGTAGAACAGTGCAGAATAGGACAGCAAGGAGATACCCCCGCTGGGGGAGAGAATAGGTTGAAATTATATACACAGCACAAGCAATATGACCTTGCTCATGGCATGGAGAAATTTATTCCAGGAATAGAAAAACTCCCACGAGAGGAAATTGTTTACTTCTTAAAGTGCATGAGACTTGATCTGGATCACATTGCAAGGAGGAATAATATTTCTCAAATGAAGGCCAATTCCTTAAGAGTGGAGCATTTCATGCGTGGATTCGGGCATGTTTATGAGACAGAAAGCACACAGGTGAAAGAAGGCAAAATGCTAAAAACCCAAAGAAAATACAGCCATTTCCCAGGCCTAGCAGCTGACCTGATGCTGGAAGGGTTTCCCATGGAGCTGATCGATGGAGATGCCTCCAACATCCCACTGCAGTGGGTGACAGATGTTCTGACAGAGCTCCATGCCAAGCTGGGGGGAAGGTCCAGAATGCTGGTTATAACAGTGCTGGGTGGGCAAAGCACTGGGAAATCCACCCTCCTCAACACCATGTTCGGCCTGCAGTTTGCAGTGAGCAGTGGCCGATGTACGCGAGGAGCCTTCATGTCCCTCATTAAAGTGGCAGAGAACTTTCAGCAGGAGCTGGGCTTTGATTTCATCCTGGTGATAGACACAGAAGGCTTGAAAGCCCCTGGACTGGCCAGACAGGAGGATTGTCATGTTAAAACAATGCTGGCCAGAGTTGTGACTGGACTGAGTGACATAATGGTCATTATCTTGGAGAACGCCACCGAAAAGAAGGATGTTCTGCAAAATGTGGTCCACGCATTTCTCAGAATGTGGGAAATAGGCCACAAACCCAACCACCAGTTTGGCCATCAGAACATCAGTGATGTGTCTGCGCATGATCAAAACATGAGGGACAGGAAACACCTCGTGGAGCAGCTGGGTGAAATGACCAAAGCTTCAGTAGAAAAACAAAGCAGGgaactggcattttctgacatTATAGAGTATGAACCGGAGAAACACAATTGGTACATCCCTGGGCTGTGGCATGGAGTCCCTCCCATGGCTCCAGTGAACATTGGATACAGTGAGAGTGTGTTTGAGCTAAAGAAACACATGTTTGAATCCATAAAGAGCGATTCATCTCACAGAAGCATCAAGGACATGCCCCAGTTTATTGAGTGTTTGAGGAGCCTGAGGAATGCTGTAACGCATGAACATTTAGACAAGACCTATAACCAACTTCATGTGGAGTATTCAGGGTCAGCATATAATTTCATTGAGGAAATGGACCCCTCAGTATCTGAAAAAGTAACTTTCATCCAGAGTCAGCCACCCAATGAATTAGATGTTGGTAAATTACTCTGTGAGAATCAGGACAAACTGATTTGTGGGGAACAAAAGATATTGGATAATCCAAACAAATACTTTGAAAGCAGAGCAAAAACTCTTCATCTGATAGAAAAACACAGAGAAGAGTTTATCAGGACAACAACTAATCTGAAATGTGAACCTGAACATTATTTAATTAGCAAGTGCAAAGAAGTACCTCAGAGGCAGTCCATATTtaggaaaatatttgaaaagagGGTTCACTGGTCCTTAACAAGccacagggggaaaaaag AAACCTACATCAACAAGAGACCTGAGGCCGGGGGGAAGTGA